A region of Vibrio chagasii DNA encodes the following proteins:
- a CDS encoding EAL domain-containing response regulator translates to MDQNIVVIEDHPFQLNVMTMVLNSLSVGKVYSFECGCKALDHIEQSSVDLILCDLNMPMIDGIELLKRLANLNFKGNIIITSAENQTVLDAASKMCKAFNLNLLGVLEKPIDRSRLLELVSRDTKKPESASRSNRDIVITDEDIVKAVENHEMVLHYQPIVCIHTGEWKESESLIRWQHPHYGVLSPFFFLTRLIDSGLMLNVLKQLLEQAINDQRFLCSRRFVLNLTAKDMIDGEIVDHIFKLIDNGRLDVEQIKLELTESDLVESVALALASTTRICMRGIPLAIDDFGTGYSSLKQLEDLPFSALKLDIDFVKNIQQSRSSRAIVRASLYLAKLLDLTTVAEGIEDISIWKDIRSMSNKDTLAQGYFIARPMPADQLPEWKSSWEKKITEFNLLA, encoded by the coding sequence ATGGATCAAAATATTGTTGTAATCGAAGACCACCCCTTTCAGTTGAATGTCATGACCATGGTATTGAACAGCTTGAGTGTCGGTAAGGTTTATTCTTTCGAGTGTGGGTGTAAGGCGTTAGACCACATTGAACAGTCTTCGGTCGACCTAATATTGTGTGACCTCAATATGCCAATGATAGATGGAATCGAATTGCTAAAACGGTTAGCTAATTTGAACTTCAAGGGCAATATCATCATAACGAGTGCTGAAAACCAAACCGTGCTCGATGCCGCTAGTAAAATGTGTAAGGCATTTAATCTCAATTTATTGGGTGTGTTAGAAAAGCCGATTGATCGTTCCCGGCTACTAGAGTTGGTAAGTAGGGATACTAAAAAACCAGAGTCGGCTTCAAGATCAAATCGAGATATCGTGATCACTGATGAGGACATCGTAAAGGCTGTCGAGAACCATGAGATGGTTTTGCACTATCAACCCATCGTCTGTATTCACACGGGAGAATGGAAGGAGAGTGAATCTCTAATTCGCTGGCAACATCCCCATTATGGTGTTCTCAGTCCATTTTTCTTTTTGACGCGTCTCATTGATTCAGGGTTAATGCTGAATGTATTGAAGCAGTTACTTGAGCAAGCGATTAACGATCAACGCTTCCTATGTAGCCGCAGGTTTGTTTTGAACTTAACAGCGAAAGATATGATTGACGGTGAAATTGTCGATCATATCTTTAAGCTTATCGATAACGGTAGGTTAGATGTTGAGCAGATCAAGCTAGAGTTAACGGAGTCCGACCTAGTTGAAAGTGTTGCGCTTGCTTTAGCGTCTACAACAAGGATATGTATGCGTGGTATTCCGCTCGCGATTGACGATTTCGGAACGGGTTACTCCTCACTGAAACAACTCGAGGACCTGCCATTTTCTGCTTTGAAACTGGATATCGACTTCGTTAAAAACATCCAGCAAAGCCGCTCTAGTCGAGCAATTGTGAGAGCTTCACTTTACCTCGCTAAATTATTGGATTTAACGACTGTAGCAGAGGGTATTGAAGATATATCAATTTGGAAAGATATACGTTCAATGAGTAATAAAGACACACTAGCT